One segment of Colius striatus isolate bColStr4 chromosome 11, bColStr4.1.hap1, whole genome shotgun sequence DNA contains the following:
- the FASTKD1 gene encoding FAST kinase domain-containing protein 1, mitochondrial isoform X2, whose amino-acid sequence MLCLRQVCLFTLRHCQARTLSSDLLLSLINSCTHEDEVFSLVRRNKARLSEKHGGIALNMLWQLQKKRPLLLRTGNYIRNHSQFLTLWVLAENKVEHMEDEAIVDTLYSILRLNVEDYGSPAELLVTEAWKRLERLSLPALSKFALCLYKQHRHLSPVIGEVAGIVDTKLDSIQDIRILSVLMISISDVISQSFRDRLLHKAGQLMEGSDEVHFNYAKRVLQFLQNVKLRYHPLLEKCNKIFLRNVSCLDIHSISHIFGLYEQLGFDNAEFRLVVKQLLSATLDDYDDPDTFAKLFFTLGPMAGSQVRERLLVTAACMAEEFSRHQVLVILKTMHKMKCRNTHLLKKMASVLHKHMDTYQVLQLVKLTQYLVGLRCQDMELFAKLKMLLLGFLKSSITPAHTAAIIRVLAMLPSFQVEGSTINKAAAVLPQCRLHHLNYIATALVKWNHYDQLHWQNSSELCVKLLQKVNDCGFQRLQKANNINLLLEELKHVNGEWFEEVLIEETMATCQRLIDQITWPNVLQLCSFLRKTSRCCPSLLDRIASVTVENIDKIHPFEMYFILVLFSTLNYDPPANEEFFARCIQHLTSNLSCFETHHLVLLGHILAVAGYFPPVLITKIFNVSFLSKLDTQLEVLPDTLKHRVRLRLMKLNRAVCLECPEFHIPWFHEHYCQRVFFNSSHRKNPLRQHVHRMLTEILGGSHFAKISVLTPYYYEIDLECILDENKKPLSYMTVPLDGVEGMHLRHDIKDEARNALPPGAQRIALEFLDSKAFSKGSRHLKGESAVKKRHLEILGYRVVQIPHFEWNSMVLSTKGEQLDYLRRHLYGIQ is encoded by the exons ATGCTTTGTTTGAGGcaagtttgtttgtttacattGAGACATTGCCAGGCTCGGACTCTGAGTAGCGATCTGCTATTGAGCCTGATAAATAGTTGCACCCATGAAGATGAAGTATTCAGCCTTGTTAGAAGGAACAAGGCCAGGCTTTCTGAAAAACATGGGGGAATTGCATTGAACATGCTGTGGcaattgcaaaagaaaagacCACTTCTCTTAAGGACTGGTAACTATATAAGGAATCACTCCCAGTTTCTCACCCTTTGGGTTTTAGCAGAAAACAAGGTGGAACACATGGAAGATGAGGCCATAGTGGACACCCTGTATAGTATTCTGAG GCTCAATGTTGAAGACTATGGTTCTCCAGCAGAACTGCTTGTTACAGAAGCATGGAAAAGATTAGAAAG ACTTAGTTTGCCAGCTCTGTCTAAATTTGCACTGTGTTTATACAAGCAACACAGACATTTAAGTCCTGTAATTGGCGAAGTTGCTGGTATTGTGGACACGAAACTGGATTCTATACAAGATATAAG gaTCTTGTCGGTTTTGATGATCAGCATATCTGATGTTATCTCACAGAGTTTTCGAGATCGATTACTACACAAAGCTGGACAACTCATGGAAGGAAGCGATGAAGTCCACTTCAACTATGCCAAAAGAGTATTACAGTTTCTTCAAAATGTTAAACTAAGATATCATCCATTGCTAGAAAAATGTAACAAGATTTTCCTTAGAAATGTCTCCTGTCTTGATATACACAGTATTAGCCATATTTTTGGACTGTATGAGCAATTGGGTTTTGACAATGCTGAGTTCCGCTTGGTTGTTAAACAGCTGCTGTCTGCAACTCTAGATGATTATGATGATCCTGATACCTttgcaaaactattttttacTCTTGGGCCTATGGCAGGATCCCAGGTAAGAGAAAG gttGCTAGTAACTGCAGCATGCATGGCAGAAGAATTTAGCCGTCACCAAGTATTGGTAATACTGAAGACAATGcataaaatgaaatgcagaaacaCTCATCTActcaaaaa AATGGCATCTGTTCTGCACAAACACATGGACACCTATCAGGTCTTACAGTTGGTAAAGTTAACACAGTACTTGGTGGGGCTGCGTTGCCAAGATATGGAGCTGTTTGCCAAACTAAAAATGTTGCTGTTAGG ttttttaaaatctagCATCACACCTGCTCATACTGCTGCAATAATTCGTGTTCTGGCCATGCTTCCTTCCTTTCAAGTGGAGGGAAGCACTataaacaaagcagcagcagttctgcCTCAGTGCAGGCTTCATCATTTGAATTACATTGCTACAGCTCTTGTCAAATGGAATCATTATGACCAGTTGCACTGGCAAAACAGTTCTGAGCTATGTGTAAAGCTTCTGCAAAAAGTGAATGACTGTGGATTTCAGAGGCTTCAGAAAGCCAACAACATAAATCTTCTGTTGGAAGAACTTAAGCATGTGAATGGAGAGTGGTTTGAAGAAGTCCTCATTGAGGAAACCATGGCCACGTGTCAACGCTTGATAGACCAAATAACGTGGCCAAATGTGTTACAGTTGTGTTCTTTTCTCCGAAAAACAAGCCGCTGTTGTCCTTCATTACTTGACAGAATAGCTTCTGTGACTGTTGAAAATATAGACAAG ATCCACCCTTTTGAAATGTACTTTATTCTCGTCCTTTTCTCTACTCTGAATTATGACCCTCCTGCCAATGAAGAGTTCTTTGCCAGGTGTATCCAACATCTTACTTCTAACTTGA GTTGTTTTGAAACTCACCACTTGGTGCTTCTTGGTCATATTTTGGCAGTGGCTGGGTATTTTCCTCCAGTTCTGATAACAAAGATATTTAATGTTTCTTTCCTAAGCAAATTGGATACTCAGCTTGAAG TCCTGCCTGATACCTTAAAGCACAGGGTCCGCTTGCGCCTCATGAAATTGAACAGAGCAGTATGTCTGGAATGCCCAGAGTTTCATATCCCTTGGTTTCATGAGCACTACTGCCAACGTGTCTTTTTTAACA GCAGTCACCGAAAAAATCCACTGCGACAGCATGTTCACAGAATGCTGACGGAGATCTTGGGGGGGAGCCATTTTGCAAAAATATCTGTTCTCACACCTTACTACTATGAAATAG ATCTTGAATGCATTCtggatgaaaataaaaagcctctTTCCTATATGACTGTACCTTTGGATGGTGTGGAGGGAATGCACTTGAGACATGACATCAAGGATGAAGCGAGAAATGCTCTGCCACCAGGAGCTCAGAG AATTGCTTTGGAATTTCTCGATTCAAAAGCTTTTAGCAAAGGTTCACGTCACCTGAAAGGAGAATCAGCAGTGAAGAAACGACATCTGGAAATTCTGGGGTACCGGGTAGTTCAG ATTCCTCACTTTGAATGGAATTCAATGGTTTTGTCAACAAAAGGTGAACAGCTAGATTATCTGAGAAGGCATCTCTATGGAATACAGTAA
- the FASTKD1 gene encoding FAST kinase domain-containing protein 1, mitochondrial isoform X4 has protein sequence MEDEAIVDTLYSILRLNVEDYGSPAELLVTEAWKRLERLSLPALSKFALCLYKQHRHLSPVIGEVAGIVDTKLDSIQDIRILSVLMISISDVISQSFRDRLLHKAGQLMEGSDEVHFNYAKRVLQFLQNVKLRYHPLLEKCNKIFLRNVSCLDIHSISHIFGLYEQLGFDNAEFRLVVKQLLSATLDDYDDPDTFAKLFFTLGPMAGSQVRERLLVTAACMAEEFSRHQVLVILKTMHKMKCRNTHLLKKMASVLHKHMDTYQVLQLVKLTQYLVGLRCQDMELFAKLKMLLLGFLKSSITPAHTAAIIRVLAMLPSFQVEGSTINKAAAVLPQCRLHHLNYIATALVKWNHYDQLHWQNSSELCVKLLQKVNDCGFQRLQKANNINLLLEELKHVNGEWFEEVLIEETMATCQRLIDQITWPNVLQLCSFLRKTSRCCPSLLDRIASVTVENIDKIHPFEMYFILVLFSTLNYDPPANEEFFARCIQHLTSNLSKCIRERYCCFETHHLVLLGHILAVAGYFPPVLITKIFNVSFLSKLDTQLEVLPDTLKHRVRLRLMKLNRAVCLECPEFHIPWFHEHYCQRVFFNSSHRKNPLRQHVHRMLTEILGGSHFAKISVLTPYYYEIDLECILDENKKPLSYMTVPLDGVEGMHLRHDIKDEARNALPPGAQRIALEFLDSKAFSKGSRHLKGESAVKKRHLEILGYRVVQIPHFEWNSMVLSTKGEQLDYLRRHLYGIQ, from the exons ATGGAAGATGAGGCCATAGTGGACACCCTGTATAGTATTCTGAG GCTCAATGTTGAAGACTATGGTTCTCCAGCAGAACTGCTTGTTACAGAAGCATGGAAAAGATTAGAAAG ACTTAGTTTGCCAGCTCTGTCTAAATTTGCACTGTGTTTATACAAGCAACACAGACATTTAAGTCCTGTAATTGGCGAAGTTGCTGGTATTGTGGACACGAAACTGGATTCTATACAAGATATAAG gaTCTTGTCGGTTTTGATGATCAGCATATCTGATGTTATCTCACAGAGTTTTCGAGATCGATTACTACACAAAGCTGGACAACTCATGGAAGGAAGCGATGAAGTCCACTTCAACTATGCCAAAAGAGTATTACAGTTTCTTCAAAATGTTAAACTAAGATATCATCCATTGCTAGAAAAATGTAACAAGATTTTCCTTAGAAATGTCTCCTGTCTTGATATACACAGTATTAGCCATATTTTTGGACTGTATGAGCAATTGGGTTTTGACAATGCTGAGTTCCGCTTGGTTGTTAAACAGCTGCTGTCTGCAACTCTAGATGATTATGATGATCCTGATACCTttgcaaaactattttttacTCTTGGGCCTATGGCAGGATCCCAGGTAAGAGAAAG gttGCTAGTAACTGCAGCATGCATGGCAGAAGAATTTAGCCGTCACCAAGTATTGGTAATACTGAAGACAATGcataaaatgaaatgcagaaacaCTCATCTActcaaaaa AATGGCATCTGTTCTGCACAAACACATGGACACCTATCAGGTCTTACAGTTGGTAAAGTTAACACAGTACTTGGTGGGGCTGCGTTGCCAAGATATGGAGCTGTTTGCCAAACTAAAAATGTTGCTGTTAGG ttttttaaaatctagCATCACACCTGCTCATACTGCTGCAATAATTCGTGTTCTGGCCATGCTTCCTTCCTTTCAAGTGGAGGGAAGCACTataaacaaagcagcagcagttctgcCTCAGTGCAGGCTTCATCATTTGAATTACATTGCTACAGCTCTTGTCAAATGGAATCATTATGACCAGTTGCACTGGCAAAACAGTTCTGAGCTATGTGTAAAGCTTCTGCAAAAAGTGAATGACTGTGGATTTCAGAGGCTTCAGAAAGCCAACAACATAAATCTTCTGTTGGAAGAACTTAAGCATGTGAATGGAGAGTGGTTTGAAGAAGTCCTCATTGAGGAAACCATGGCCACGTGTCAACGCTTGATAGACCAAATAACGTGGCCAAATGTGTTACAGTTGTGTTCTTTTCTCCGAAAAACAAGCCGCTGTTGTCCTTCATTACTTGACAGAATAGCTTCTGTGACTGTTGAAAATATAGACAAG ATCCACCCTTTTGAAATGTACTTTATTCTCGTCCTTTTCTCTACTCTGAATTATGACCCTCCTGCCAATGAAGAGTTCTTTGCCAGGTGTATCCAACATCTTACTTCTAACTTGAGTAAGTGCATTAGAGAAAGATATT GTTGTTTTGAAACTCACCACTTGGTGCTTCTTGGTCATATTTTGGCAGTGGCTGGGTATTTTCCTCCAGTTCTGATAACAAAGATATTTAATGTTTCTTTCCTAAGCAAATTGGATACTCAGCTTGAAG TCCTGCCTGATACCTTAAAGCACAGGGTCCGCTTGCGCCTCATGAAATTGAACAGAGCAGTATGTCTGGAATGCCCAGAGTTTCATATCCCTTGGTTTCATGAGCACTACTGCCAACGTGTCTTTTTTAACA GCAGTCACCGAAAAAATCCACTGCGACAGCATGTTCACAGAATGCTGACGGAGATCTTGGGGGGGAGCCATTTTGCAAAAATATCTGTTCTCACACCTTACTACTATGAAATAG ATCTTGAATGCATTCtggatgaaaataaaaagcctctTTCCTATATGACTGTACCTTTGGATGGTGTGGAGGGAATGCACTTGAGACATGACATCAAGGATGAAGCGAGAAATGCTCTGCCACCAGGAGCTCAGAG AATTGCTTTGGAATTTCTCGATTCAAAAGCTTTTAGCAAAGGTTCACGTCACCTGAAAGGAGAATCAGCAGTGAAGAAACGACATCTGGAAATTCTGGGGTACCGGGTAGTTCAG ATTCCTCACTTTGAATGGAATTCAATGGTTTTGTCAACAAAAGGTGAACAGCTAGATTATCTGAGAAGGCATCTCTATGGAATACAGTAA
- the FASTKD1 gene encoding FAST kinase domain-containing protein 1, mitochondrial isoform X1, which yields MLCLRQVCLFTLRHCQARTLSSDLLLSLINSCTHEDEVFSLVRRNKARLSEKHGGIALNMLWQLQKKRPLLLRTGNYIRNHSQFLTLWVLAENKVEHMEDEAIVDTLYSILRLNVEDYGSPAELLVTEAWKRLERLSLPALSKFALCLYKQHRHLSPVIGEVAGIVDTKLDSIQDIRILSVLMISISDVISQSFRDRLLHKAGQLMEGSDEVHFNYAKRVLQFLQNVKLRYHPLLEKCNKIFLRNVSCLDIHSISHIFGLYEQLGFDNAEFRLVVKQLLSATLDDYDDPDTFAKLFFTLGPMAGSQVRERLLVTAACMAEEFSRHQVLVILKTMHKMKCRNTHLLKKMASVLHKHMDTYQVLQLVKLTQYLVGLRCQDMELFAKLKMLLLGFLKSSITPAHTAAIIRVLAMLPSFQVEGSTINKAAAVLPQCRLHHLNYIATALVKWNHYDQLHWQNSSELCVKLLQKVNDCGFQRLQKANNINLLLEELKHVNGEWFEEVLIEETMATCQRLIDQITWPNVLQLCSFLRKTSRCCPSLLDRIASVTVENIDKIHPFEMYFILVLFSTLNYDPPANEEFFARCIQHLTSNLSKCIRERYCCFETHHLVLLGHILAVAGYFPPVLITKIFNVSFLSKLDTQLEVLPDTLKHRVRLRLMKLNRAVCLECPEFHIPWFHEHYCQRVFFNSSHRKNPLRQHVHRMLTEILGGSHFAKISVLTPYYYEIDLECILDENKKPLSYMTVPLDGVEGMHLRHDIKDEARNALPPGAQRIALEFLDSKAFSKGSRHLKGESAVKKRHLEILGYRVVQIPHFEWNSMVLSTKGEQLDYLRRHLYGIQ from the exons ATGCTTTGTTTGAGGcaagtttgtttgtttacattGAGACATTGCCAGGCTCGGACTCTGAGTAGCGATCTGCTATTGAGCCTGATAAATAGTTGCACCCATGAAGATGAAGTATTCAGCCTTGTTAGAAGGAACAAGGCCAGGCTTTCTGAAAAACATGGGGGAATTGCATTGAACATGCTGTGGcaattgcaaaagaaaagacCACTTCTCTTAAGGACTGGTAACTATATAAGGAATCACTCCCAGTTTCTCACCCTTTGGGTTTTAGCAGAAAACAAGGTGGAACACATGGAAGATGAGGCCATAGTGGACACCCTGTATAGTATTCTGAG GCTCAATGTTGAAGACTATGGTTCTCCAGCAGAACTGCTTGTTACAGAAGCATGGAAAAGATTAGAAAG ACTTAGTTTGCCAGCTCTGTCTAAATTTGCACTGTGTTTATACAAGCAACACAGACATTTAAGTCCTGTAATTGGCGAAGTTGCTGGTATTGTGGACACGAAACTGGATTCTATACAAGATATAAG gaTCTTGTCGGTTTTGATGATCAGCATATCTGATGTTATCTCACAGAGTTTTCGAGATCGATTACTACACAAAGCTGGACAACTCATGGAAGGAAGCGATGAAGTCCACTTCAACTATGCCAAAAGAGTATTACAGTTTCTTCAAAATGTTAAACTAAGATATCATCCATTGCTAGAAAAATGTAACAAGATTTTCCTTAGAAATGTCTCCTGTCTTGATATACACAGTATTAGCCATATTTTTGGACTGTATGAGCAATTGGGTTTTGACAATGCTGAGTTCCGCTTGGTTGTTAAACAGCTGCTGTCTGCAACTCTAGATGATTATGATGATCCTGATACCTttgcaaaactattttttacTCTTGGGCCTATGGCAGGATCCCAGGTAAGAGAAAG gttGCTAGTAACTGCAGCATGCATGGCAGAAGAATTTAGCCGTCACCAAGTATTGGTAATACTGAAGACAATGcataaaatgaaatgcagaaacaCTCATCTActcaaaaa AATGGCATCTGTTCTGCACAAACACATGGACACCTATCAGGTCTTACAGTTGGTAAAGTTAACACAGTACTTGGTGGGGCTGCGTTGCCAAGATATGGAGCTGTTTGCCAAACTAAAAATGTTGCTGTTAGG ttttttaaaatctagCATCACACCTGCTCATACTGCTGCAATAATTCGTGTTCTGGCCATGCTTCCTTCCTTTCAAGTGGAGGGAAGCACTataaacaaagcagcagcagttctgcCTCAGTGCAGGCTTCATCATTTGAATTACATTGCTACAGCTCTTGTCAAATGGAATCATTATGACCAGTTGCACTGGCAAAACAGTTCTGAGCTATGTGTAAAGCTTCTGCAAAAAGTGAATGACTGTGGATTTCAGAGGCTTCAGAAAGCCAACAACATAAATCTTCTGTTGGAAGAACTTAAGCATGTGAATGGAGAGTGGTTTGAAGAAGTCCTCATTGAGGAAACCATGGCCACGTGTCAACGCTTGATAGACCAAATAACGTGGCCAAATGTGTTACAGTTGTGTTCTTTTCTCCGAAAAACAAGCCGCTGTTGTCCTTCATTACTTGACAGAATAGCTTCTGTGACTGTTGAAAATATAGACAAG ATCCACCCTTTTGAAATGTACTTTATTCTCGTCCTTTTCTCTACTCTGAATTATGACCCTCCTGCCAATGAAGAGTTCTTTGCCAGGTGTATCCAACATCTTACTTCTAACTTGAGTAAGTGCATTAGAGAAAGATATT GTTGTTTTGAAACTCACCACTTGGTGCTTCTTGGTCATATTTTGGCAGTGGCTGGGTATTTTCCTCCAGTTCTGATAACAAAGATATTTAATGTTTCTTTCCTAAGCAAATTGGATACTCAGCTTGAAG TCCTGCCTGATACCTTAAAGCACAGGGTCCGCTTGCGCCTCATGAAATTGAACAGAGCAGTATGTCTGGAATGCCCAGAGTTTCATATCCCTTGGTTTCATGAGCACTACTGCCAACGTGTCTTTTTTAACA GCAGTCACCGAAAAAATCCACTGCGACAGCATGTTCACAGAATGCTGACGGAGATCTTGGGGGGGAGCCATTTTGCAAAAATATCTGTTCTCACACCTTACTACTATGAAATAG ATCTTGAATGCATTCtggatgaaaataaaaagcctctTTCCTATATGACTGTACCTTTGGATGGTGTGGAGGGAATGCACTTGAGACATGACATCAAGGATGAAGCGAGAAATGCTCTGCCACCAGGAGCTCAGAG AATTGCTTTGGAATTTCTCGATTCAAAAGCTTTTAGCAAAGGTTCACGTCACCTGAAAGGAGAATCAGCAGTGAAGAAACGACATCTGGAAATTCTGGGGTACCGGGTAGTTCAG ATTCCTCACTTTGAATGGAATTCAATGGTTTTGTCAACAAAAGGTGAACAGCTAGATTATCTGAGAAGGCATCTCTATGGAATACAGTAA
- the FASTKD1 gene encoding FAST kinase domain-containing protein 1, mitochondrial isoform X3, translating into MLCLRQVCLFTLRHCQARTLSSDLLLSLINSCTHEDEVFSLVRRNKARLSEKHGGIALNMLWQLQKKRPLLLRTGNYIRNHSQFLTLWVLAENKVEHMEDEAIVDTLYSILRLNVEDYGSPAELLVTEAWKRLERLSLPALSKFALCLYKQHRHLSPVIGEVAGIVDTKLDSIQDIRILSVLMISISDVISQSFRDRLLHKAGQLMEGSDEVHFNYAKRVLQFLQNVKLRYHPLLEKCNKIFLRNVSCLDIHSISHIFGLYEQLGFDNAEFRLVVKQLLSATLDDYDDPDTFAKLFFTLGPMAGSQVRERLLVTAACMAEEFSRHQVLVILKTMHKMKCRNTHLLKKMASVLHKHMDTYQVLQLVKLTQYLVGLRCQDMELFAKLKMLLLGFLKSSITPAHTAAIIRVLAMLPSFQVEGSTINKAAAVLPQCRLHHLNYIATALVKWNHYDQLHWQNSSELCVKLLQKVNDCGFQRLQKANNINLLLEELKHVNGEWFEEVLIEETMATCQRLIDQITWPNVLQLCSFLRKTSRCCPSLLDRIASVTVENIDKIHPFEMYFILVLFSTLNYDPPANEEFFARCIQHLTSNLILPDTLKHRVRLRLMKLNRAVCLECPEFHIPWFHEHYCQRVFFNSSHRKNPLRQHVHRMLTEILGGSHFAKISVLTPYYYEIDLECILDENKKPLSYMTVPLDGVEGMHLRHDIKDEARNALPPGAQRIALEFLDSKAFSKGSRHLKGESAVKKRHLEILGYRVVQIPHFEWNSMVLSTKGEQLDYLRRHLYGIQ; encoded by the exons ATGCTTTGTTTGAGGcaagtttgtttgtttacattGAGACATTGCCAGGCTCGGACTCTGAGTAGCGATCTGCTATTGAGCCTGATAAATAGTTGCACCCATGAAGATGAAGTATTCAGCCTTGTTAGAAGGAACAAGGCCAGGCTTTCTGAAAAACATGGGGGAATTGCATTGAACATGCTGTGGcaattgcaaaagaaaagacCACTTCTCTTAAGGACTGGTAACTATATAAGGAATCACTCCCAGTTTCTCACCCTTTGGGTTTTAGCAGAAAACAAGGTGGAACACATGGAAGATGAGGCCATAGTGGACACCCTGTATAGTATTCTGAG GCTCAATGTTGAAGACTATGGTTCTCCAGCAGAACTGCTTGTTACAGAAGCATGGAAAAGATTAGAAAG ACTTAGTTTGCCAGCTCTGTCTAAATTTGCACTGTGTTTATACAAGCAACACAGACATTTAAGTCCTGTAATTGGCGAAGTTGCTGGTATTGTGGACACGAAACTGGATTCTATACAAGATATAAG gaTCTTGTCGGTTTTGATGATCAGCATATCTGATGTTATCTCACAGAGTTTTCGAGATCGATTACTACACAAAGCTGGACAACTCATGGAAGGAAGCGATGAAGTCCACTTCAACTATGCCAAAAGAGTATTACAGTTTCTTCAAAATGTTAAACTAAGATATCATCCATTGCTAGAAAAATGTAACAAGATTTTCCTTAGAAATGTCTCCTGTCTTGATATACACAGTATTAGCCATATTTTTGGACTGTATGAGCAATTGGGTTTTGACAATGCTGAGTTCCGCTTGGTTGTTAAACAGCTGCTGTCTGCAACTCTAGATGATTATGATGATCCTGATACCTttgcaaaactattttttacTCTTGGGCCTATGGCAGGATCCCAGGTAAGAGAAAG gttGCTAGTAACTGCAGCATGCATGGCAGAAGAATTTAGCCGTCACCAAGTATTGGTAATACTGAAGACAATGcataaaatgaaatgcagaaacaCTCATCTActcaaaaa AATGGCATCTGTTCTGCACAAACACATGGACACCTATCAGGTCTTACAGTTGGTAAAGTTAACACAGTACTTGGTGGGGCTGCGTTGCCAAGATATGGAGCTGTTTGCCAAACTAAAAATGTTGCTGTTAGG ttttttaaaatctagCATCACACCTGCTCATACTGCTGCAATAATTCGTGTTCTGGCCATGCTTCCTTCCTTTCAAGTGGAGGGAAGCACTataaacaaagcagcagcagttctgcCTCAGTGCAGGCTTCATCATTTGAATTACATTGCTACAGCTCTTGTCAAATGGAATCATTATGACCAGTTGCACTGGCAAAACAGTTCTGAGCTATGTGTAAAGCTTCTGCAAAAAGTGAATGACTGTGGATTTCAGAGGCTTCAGAAAGCCAACAACATAAATCTTCTGTTGGAAGAACTTAAGCATGTGAATGGAGAGTGGTTTGAAGAAGTCCTCATTGAGGAAACCATGGCCACGTGTCAACGCTTGATAGACCAAATAACGTGGCCAAATGTGTTACAGTTGTGTTCTTTTCTCCGAAAAACAAGCCGCTGTTGTCCTTCATTACTTGACAGAATAGCTTCTGTGACTGTTGAAAATATAGACAAG ATCCACCCTTTTGAAATGTACTTTATTCTCGTCCTTTTCTCTACTCTGAATTATGACCCTCCTGCCAATGAAGAGTTCTTTGCCAGGTGTATCCAACATCTTACTTCTAACTTGA TCCTGCCTGATACCTTAAAGCACAGGGTCCGCTTGCGCCTCATGAAATTGAACAGAGCAGTATGTCTGGAATGCCCAGAGTTTCATATCCCTTGGTTTCATGAGCACTACTGCCAACGTGTCTTTTTTAACA GCAGTCACCGAAAAAATCCACTGCGACAGCATGTTCACAGAATGCTGACGGAGATCTTGGGGGGGAGCCATTTTGCAAAAATATCTGTTCTCACACCTTACTACTATGAAATAG ATCTTGAATGCATTCtggatgaaaataaaaagcctctTTCCTATATGACTGTACCTTTGGATGGTGTGGAGGGAATGCACTTGAGACATGACATCAAGGATGAAGCGAGAAATGCTCTGCCACCAGGAGCTCAGAG AATTGCTTTGGAATTTCTCGATTCAAAAGCTTTTAGCAAAGGTTCACGTCACCTGAAAGGAGAATCAGCAGTGAAGAAACGACATCTGGAAATTCTGGGGTACCGGGTAGTTCAG ATTCCTCACTTTGAATGGAATTCAATGGTTTTGTCAACAAAAGGTGAACAGCTAGATTATCTGAGAAGGCATCTCTATGGAATACAGTAA